In Lonchura striata isolate bLonStr1 chromosome 2, bLonStr1.mat, whole genome shotgun sequence, a single genomic region encodes these proteins:
- the ZYX gene encoding zyxin isoform X1, with translation MEGPGGAEKMASPGAPGTRMTSTVSINISTPSFYNPQKKFAPVVAPKPKVNPFKAGGASESSLPPLPGPGAQRAQIGKVGEIPLPPMSLLAEDLPLPPPPPPGEDASFSSNCAFPPPPPPFEEPFPPAPDEAFPSPPSPPPPPPPPMFDEGPVSKVPGPQITLGFTGSLEKPLAPKAPVEIPSAPKDTPHSFPSKFTPKPSGSSSFKPPGVDLNPTPTPWAAPQQRKEPQAPPPPSLPSAQPTPKFTPSPVASSPKSVSKSGDNVPTAPSNSTRYPTSLQTQFTAPSPSGPTSRPQPPSFTYAQQRERPQVQEKPHPTEQPAAARDMHRPTGSSADPPRGNSCLTMKEVEELEKLTQKLMKDMEHPPPAEAATSELCGFCRKPLSRTQPAVRALDRLFHVECFTCFKCEKQLQGQQFYNVDEKPFCEDCYASTLEKCSVCKQTITDRMLKATGNSYHPQCFTCVVCHTPLEGTSFIVDQSNQPHCVDDYHRKYAPRCSVCSEPIMPEPGKDETVRVVALEKNFHMKCYKCEDCGKPLSIEADENGCFPLDGHVLCIKCHTVRAKTAR, from the exons ATGGAGGGGCCTGGAG GTGCTGAGAAGATGGcctccccaggtgccccagggaCCCGCATGACGTCCACAGTCAGCATCAACATTTCTACCCCTTCCTTCTACAACCCACAGAAGAAGTTTGCACCTGTGGTTGCCCCTAAACCCAAGGTGAACCCCTTCAAGGCTGGGGGTGCATCAGAGTCGTCACTGCCTCCACTTCCTGGTCCTGGTGCCCAGCGTGCTCAGATAGGGAAGGTGGGGGAGATTCCATTACCACCCATGTCCCTGCTGGCAGAAG ACCTGCCactgccacctcctcctccacctgGTGAGGATGCAAGCTTCTCCTCAAACTGTGCATTTCCACCACCCCCACCACCCTTTGAAGAACCTTTTCCACCAGCCCCAGATGaagcttttccttctcctccttctccaccacctcctcctcctccaccaatgTTCGACGAAGGACCTGTGAGCAAGGTTCCTGGCCCACAG ATAACTCTGGGATTCACAGGTTCTCTGGAGAAACCATTGGCCCCAAAAGCCCCTGTGGAAATACCATCTGCTCCCAAAGATACTCCTCATTCCTTTCCTTCCAAGTTCACGCCAAAGCCAAGTGGAAGCTCATCTTTCAAGCCCCCTGGGGTGGATTTGAACCCCACTCCAACCCCATGGGCAGCCCCACAGCAACGCAAGGAGCCTCAAGCACCTCcacctccctctctcccttctgcTCAGCCTACCCCTAAATTCACCCCATCTCCTGTTGCTAGCTCTCCTAAGTCTGTGTCCAAATCAGGTGACAATGTTCCAACGGCTCCCTCAAATTCTACAAGATACCCTACCTCCCTTCAGACTCAGTTCACAGCCCCTTCACCTTCAGGCCCCACCTCTCGACCACAGCCCCCCAGTTTCACCTATGCCCAGCAGAGGGAAAGACCCCAAGTGCAGGAGAAGCCACACCCAACAGAACAACCTGCTGCTGCAAGAGACATG CATAGACCCACAGGTTCCAGTGCAGATCCACCTAGGGGAAATTCCTGTCTGACAATGAAGGAGGTAGAAGAGCTGGAGAAGCTGACCCAGAAACTAATGAAGGATATGGAGCATCCACCCCCAGCAGAGGCTGCAACTTCTG AGCTCTGTGGCTTCTGCCGGAAGCCTCTGTCACGAACCCAGCCAGCTGTGAGGGCCCTGGACCGCCTCTTCCACGTGGAATGCTTTACCTGCTTCAAATGTgagaagcagctgcaggggcagcagtTCTACAATGTGGATGAGAAGCCCTTCTGCGAGGACTGCTATGCT AGCACCTTGGAAAAGTGCAGTGTCTGCAAGCAGACCATCACAGACCGGATGCTGAAGGCCACTGGGAACTCATACCATCCCCAGTGCTTCACCTGCGTGGTGTGCCATACCCCCCTGGAGGGGACCTCTTTTATTGTGGACCAGTCCAACCAGCCTCACTGTGTGGATGACTACCACAG GAAGTATGCTCCACGCTGCTCAGTGTGTAGTGAACCTATCATGCCAGAGCCTGGAAAGGATGAGACAGTGCGTGTTGTTGCATTGGAGAAAAATTTCCACATGAAATGTTACAAGTGTGAG GACTGTGGGAAGCCCTTGTCCATTGAAGCAGATGAGAATGGGTGCTTTCCTCTGGATGGGCACGTGCTGTGTATCAAGTGTCACACCGTCCGTGCAAAAACAGCGCGCTGA
- the ZYX gene encoding zyxin isoform X2, which yields MASPGAPGTRMTSTVSINISTPSFYNPQKKFAPVVAPKPKVNPFKAGGASESSLPPLPGPGAQRAQIGKVGEIPLPPMSLLAEDLPLPPPPPPGEDASFSSNCAFPPPPPPFEEPFPPAPDEAFPSPPSPPPPPPPPMFDEGPVSKVPGPQITLGFTGSLEKPLAPKAPVEIPSAPKDTPHSFPSKFTPKPSGSSSFKPPGVDLNPTPTPWAAPQQRKEPQAPPPPSLPSAQPTPKFTPSPVASSPKSVSKSGDNVPTAPSNSTRYPTSLQTQFTAPSPSGPTSRPQPPSFTYAQQRERPQVQEKPHPTEQPAAARDMHRPTGSSADPPRGNSCLTMKEVEELEKLTQKLMKDMEHPPPAEAATSELCGFCRKPLSRTQPAVRALDRLFHVECFTCFKCEKQLQGQQFYNVDEKPFCEDCYASTLEKCSVCKQTITDRMLKATGNSYHPQCFTCVVCHTPLEGTSFIVDQSNQPHCVDDYHRKYAPRCSVCSEPIMPEPGKDETVRVVALEKNFHMKCYKCEDCGKPLSIEADENGCFPLDGHVLCIKCHTVRAKTAR from the exons ATGGcctccccaggtgccccagggaCCCGCATGACGTCCACAGTCAGCATCAACATTTCTACCCCTTCCTTCTACAACCCACAGAAGAAGTTTGCACCTGTGGTTGCCCCTAAACCCAAGGTGAACCCCTTCAAGGCTGGGGGTGCATCAGAGTCGTCACTGCCTCCACTTCCTGGTCCTGGTGCCCAGCGTGCTCAGATAGGGAAGGTGGGGGAGATTCCATTACCACCCATGTCCCTGCTGGCAGAAG ACCTGCCactgccacctcctcctccacctgGTGAGGATGCAAGCTTCTCCTCAAACTGTGCATTTCCACCACCCCCACCACCCTTTGAAGAACCTTTTCCACCAGCCCCAGATGaagcttttccttctcctccttctccaccacctcctcctcctccaccaatgTTCGACGAAGGACCTGTGAGCAAGGTTCCTGGCCCACAG ATAACTCTGGGATTCACAGGTTCTCTGGAGAAACCATTGGCCCCAAAAGCCCCTGTGGAAATACCATCTGCTCCCAAAGATACTCCTCATTCCTTTCCTTCCAAGTTCACGCCAAAGCCAAGTGGAAGCTCATCTTTCAAGCCCCCTGGGGTGGATTTGAACCCCACTCCAACCCCATGGGCAGCCCCACAGCAACGCAAGGAGCCTCAAGCACCTCcacctccctctctcccttctgcTCAGCCTACCCCTAAATTCACCCCATCTCCTGTTGCTAGCTCTCCTAAGTCTGTGTCCAAATCAGGTGACAATGTTCCAACGGCTCCCTCAAATTCTACAAGATACCCTACCTCCCTTCAGACTCAGTTCACAGCCCCTTCACCTTCAGGCCCCACCTCTCGACCACAGCCCCCCAGTTTCACCTATGCCCAGCAGAGGGAAAGACCCCAAGTGCAGGAGAAGCCACACCCAACAGAACAACCTGCTGCTGCAAGAGACATG CATAGACCCACAGGTTCCAGTGCAGATCCACCTAGGGGAAATTCCTGTCTGACAATGAAGGAGGTAGAAGAGCTGGAGAAGCTGACCCAGAAACTAATGAAGGATATGGAGCATCCACCCCCAGCAGAGGCTGCAACTTCTG AGCTCTGTGGCTTCTGCCGGAAGCCTCTGTCACGAACCCAGCCAGCTGTGAGGGCCCTGGACCGCCTCTTCCACGTGGAATGCTTTACCTGCTTCAAATGTgagaagcagctgcaggggcagcagtTCTACAATGTGGATGAGAAGCCCTTCTGCGAGGACTGCTATGCT AGCACCTTGGAAAAGTGCAGTGTCTGCAAGCAGACCATCACAGACCGGATGCTGAAGGCCACTGGGAACTCATACCATCCCCAGTGCTTCACCTGCGTGGTGTGCCATACCCCCCTGGAGGGGACCTCTTTTATTGTGGACCAGTCCAACCAGCCTCACTGTGTGGATGACTACCACAG GAAGTATGCTCCACGCTGCTCAGTGTGTAGTGAACCTATCATGCCAGAGCCTGGAAAGGATGAGACAGTGCGTGTTGTTGCATTGGAGAAAAATTTCCACATGAAATGTTACAAGTGTGAG GACTGTGGGAAGCCCTTGTCCATTGAAGCAGATGAGAATGGGTGCTTTCCTCTGGATGGGCACGTGCTGTGTATCAAGTGTCACACCGTCCGTGCAAAAACAGCGCGCTGA